The DNA sequence AGCCCAGATGCCGGAGCAGAAAACAATAGTCTGTTGAACATATGAGGATCCCGTGCTATTGCATCCAACCATCATGGGCACCTCTGCCAAAGCTGAAGTTCATCCCTTCCCACCAATCAAAGATGAATTACCAATGGGCAAACTCTGGACAACCATACTCGTCCCAGATGATGGAACTCTTCCAATATCAAGTTCAGTTCCAAGTGAAGAGAAATCTTTATCAAGCCTAGGTGGATGCCGCCTATGATACTAGCCTCAGAAACCATGTCGTTGACATCGTTGTGCTTTAGGATCATTACGAATTCAGTCCATTGTCTTGAAGACTGATCACTTCCAATCGTTTGTAGCAAATCCTCAACCCGAGATTCAACAACGTCACGTTGCTTAGTCAACTCACTTATCTCTTTCTCCGTCTTGTCAATCCGAAGATCTTTCTCTCTCAGTAACGTTATATAATCACAAGTTGAGGAAACGGGGACTAGACTTCTCAATTCACTCTCTAATCTGGCCAATTATTTCTGCAAATGCTTTGCCAAGGCTTTATCAGACATGACCACATTGACCTGTGCTTTTGTAATGACTTCTTTGGTACAGCTAGCAAACGACAGAATGCTTCTAGCTTACTCAACATGGCTTCATGCAGGGCTCAAAGTGCAGATAATGGCAGTTCTAGCATTGCCTTCCAAGCTTCAATTGGACAATTCATTTCACATAACTTCAAGACCCAAATATTCGGGCAGCAAACCATCAATTACACTGAAAACTCATCCTTGACAGTTGAATGCTCCTAAAACTCCTCAGAAGTGATCCATCAGGCAAGATGAGGGTTTTCAGGCGCTGGAAGTTGTGTTTCCCGACGTGGTCGCTGACATATATTGGTTCCCTGGAGATAGCCCGTGAAGCGGCGTGAAACTCAGCACATAGGTGGGTGGATTGACCACAATACCCACACACAATAGCCCAATGACAATGAAAACCAGAACTGTTGTACGTGGATCGACCATAATATCAAGCCAGGAGATGGTATAGCAGACTAAAAGAGCAGGCAACGTATCCTCGCCTCCCGAAATAAAGCTAGATTCAGAAATACCTCACGAGCAACCACTGAACTATCATTTGTGTATTCCAATATTCATGCCTAACCAATCAACCAGGCAATGCCTTCTCCAACACCTAGGTACAAATAGTGATGGGCTCTACCAGCAGATGAACAATGTCATGCGAGCCCATTTTCATCAAAGTATTGGACATCAATGTAGCTTTTCAATCACACAATATTTGTATCATGAGAGTCCCCAGGATTACTACTGAAATATATTATTGGAAATTCCTTGTTTCTTCGGGCAGAGGTGAGAAAAACAGATGCTCACCCAAGACAAATAGCAGAAACAGAGGAAGACAACTAAAACAGATCATACATGGTAAAAACAAAATCCCAAGATATGACTCAAACACACGAAGGAGAGCTAAAAAGGAAATTAGATCACTCTCAAACCAGtttatcatagaaaataagaaacgAAAATGTTGCAACATAGTCACAGCAATCCACAGGATATCAATGGCAAACAAAATGTGGTCTCGAAAACGTACCTGagatctttttctttctatcctTTGTTTCAGCTTTTAGTTGCCTTTTTCTCCTCACAGCTTCCCTCTCCAGCAAGTTTCTCTCCAAGCTCCCCCTAAAGCCCTCTGGTTTCTCTCCGTTTCCACCCTCTCTATTGTCCCCCTCAAAAAAATATCCCCCCCCCCTCTTCTCCTTTCTAACTTCCTCAAGTCACTCCCTGTTTTCCCTGCTTCCTCTCTCAACAAACACGTCCAAAAAAGCAAAAACCTTCACTGCAGCTGCCAGACGCTCCTCCATAACGGCCTGAGGATTTTAGAATATCTCCATGCCACGTGTCAAACTCTCACTCACTCCTCAATTCCACTACTCTGATTCCCAGCAGCCATCCATGAGCAGACAAGTGGTCTCTCAAATCTCCTCCACGTGGCAAGACAAGCTGCATGAAGAATGAGGCCCCAGTGGGGGGTCTACAATATGGTTTTGAAAACCCCAATATATAGAATATGAGATTCAactattaatatataaaataatatccaAAACATGCACTATGTCCtgtttactttttctcttcctAGTTTGCCCCTAAATTTCTCCATGTCATCATCAAATCCTCCCATGTCAACAGAACAATTTGAAACTTGAACTAATTCTCAAAGCTGAAACATAAAGAAACCCGACTCGAGAATTGCCGATGAAGATTGGAATTGCCGTGtcggaagagagagagagagagagggaaatgGAGAGAAGGGAGAGCAATCGCCTGCTCCGCGCTACAAATCCACTGCAGATTGCTGCCTCTTCTTTTTCCATACGACATCTCTTTTTTCCCTCTCACTGAAGCAGTGATAGGGTTTCTCTCATTGTACGAGATCTGGATTTCCATTTCTGAATTAAGATTCTTTGATTTTCGCACATACTAAATATCATTTCAAAGTTGAGAGTCTatgcaatatagtagtttggtaaatcatgaaaattgataaccttgcatcatgattcaccataggttctgtctagtgtgcatcacatacactagtgcactcaccatgggaaacccatcttgaTAGCTGAGACAAGCCATTCCTCAAATTAGGAGatagtgcactatagtctttACCAAATTgctcaaattcatgaactgGCTATAGACAACTTATCTATTTACAAGGAATtgatgacttgtatcttttgtgcaactcctaatatatcctagtcatgtacaatgcaagaaatatgggttgaatgctcaaattaatgtcaatgcataaaagGGATAACAAGGGGATAGTTAAATCTgactttgttatatcatgtcttgcttttaggtgCTCAATCAAACAAGAGGATCCTCATCAATCTCTAAAAACCAATCCAGGTATCTCTACTTTCCAATCTCCTTCCCCTCATCAAAAtagtctttttatttatttttatttttaaaatctctaATATTGTGTGAATCCACTTCCAAAAGAGAGTCTTATCTCCTCTAAAATCTAAAAACCCTTGTTGTTTACCAAAGGGAATCTTCCAAAAGGGAGTCCTCTTAATCTCCAACTCAAAACGGCATGACTGCCCTCCAAAGAGAGTCTTCTCTTAACCAAAATCTCAATGTTGATCCGTATACCAAAGAGAAGCCCTTCTATCTTTAAAAGTCTCATTTTTTCTTCCGCAAACAAAGCTCCATGCACAAGCCATGCAAAGTGATATAAAATACTATCCTTAAATGCACTTAAATGGAAATAACTGAGAATGCATCTAGGTGAACTATCCTAAATTGCACCTAACTAAAATGCAACTATGTGAGTTAGGCTAACTAAACTAATCTAAAATGCAATCAAGTGAGctaaacctaaaatgcaactaagttaACTAAATTAATGTGCCATTAGGAGAGCTAAGCTAAGGTGCCACTAAGTGAGCTATGTTAGGGTGCCACTAAGGCCACATTTGGgatctataaaaaaattcatcaacagTGAATCTTCAAAGGTGGCTCAAAAATAGTATCAAATGAGTGACAATGGACTACCATGAAATGACTATAAGGTAACAAGAAGTGAAGGAAACCACATAGAATAGCATGTGCTACCTCTaaatctaattatatatatatttttatttgaaaaaaaaaaaagattgcaAAAACTAaagccattaaaaaaaaaaaaaagcttaccTCTAAATCTAAGAAATTTCTTGTACCAAAGAAGAGTCATCATTTCCCTTGATTCTGTTAGgctttcttttctctctaaGTGTGCTAGGGTTCTACAACAAGTGGGGTTTCCAAATAGGAATTTCCTTATTGGGCttctgtaatgaaaattattttttcattataaatgTCACATATAGTTAAATAACTAacctagtattttttttatatatattttgttatatggatttaaaatattttataaataaaacattaaataaaataaaaaactagtataaaatttaacattttattttacttataatcaaaatttttaaaaattcaacttGAAAAGTTAAATCaactaaaaatgatttcaaaataatatatttataaagtttaaatttaaaatagatgaaACATGTTATAATCGTATGAATAATGTGTGTTAATGGGTTATTTGTGTCAATTTATATACAGTTTAACTTAACCCATTTATTAAACAGATTATGGGATGAATCATATTATCTATATAATTCACGAGCCATATTTGTGTCAAGTCATTCAGACACAATTATTATATTGGTTGTATTCAAGTTCAATAATTTTTCACTATTTCTTGTCTTAATATGACACAACATGACCCATTACCAACCCTAGGATGCCTATAACtacaaaattgtcaacaatattttttaccttttcaaaaataatttgacatTGTTGAAGGGTACTTTTTCTTGATTGATTGAAGTTGGCTATACAGTTGCAACACTCTCTTGCCTTTGATTGAAAGCAAAAGGTTGATCCAAGGTGATCCACACCTCTAAACTTATGGAACAACTTATCATCTCAACAAGTAGTCCTTAAGATATTGATGATAGTAAACAACTTATTACAGATTGATCTTATTGATGCCATAatttatattcttgatttgtgaTTTTGCATGAATGAGAAGAGCCTAGAACTACATCAATAAACTATGAAGAACATTTTATTGTACCATTGGTAAATTCATATAGATTTTGTCCTTGAATTGCCAATAGATCTTGGGATTTCTGGATCAAATAACTACTTTGACCTAGCTTGTTAGGTAAAGAGTGGTTGAACATACTAGAGAAGGGAGATGCAAAATTCATCATTTGTTGATTGTAGATTAATAAACTCAAGGTTGACATATTTATAGTTTTGTGAGAGCTTTTATGGCTTTGGTACCATGACAAGTCTctaatgagaaattttttttctccttttccatCTATCCAATCTTTATATTGAGAAGTTTATAAGAACTTTTCTTCTCCATATTAAACACAttagtttctaactaatttcccattttaaaagaagtttttttcatttgaatttttttaaatacctaagCTTCGATGTTTCACCATTCCCTAACATTGTGTgggtgtttttttgttttttttttttgttttggcaaTTATATGTGGATCTACTAATGTAGTAACTTAGGTTTCTTCATTCTCTGCTTTAAACATCAtgaatttctctattttttttttttttttttttttttacattaaatgaGTTTCTCCTTTCATTCCTCGTCTATGCCTACACCAAAAGAGCATTTTAGGTTTCTCCATATATTCCTTTCATAATGCGAGTTTCTCCGTTTTGTTTGTGATCTTCTTGTTAGGGGTGATTGAAACATAATATTTGGATAATTTTGCTTTTTGGGCTTTAACAAGAAGGAAATTCCTGTCCTCTCATTTTTTactgagaaaaagaaaaggaaaaaatgttgAGATAAAGCATGAATTCTTATTGTTAATAAACTAGGGAAACAACAACGATGATAAGTGATAACAATAGCTTGTTCAAAGTTTCAAGCAATGTAATACATTGGATCAGGCAACTTAAAAGTCCTATTCCCTCTATTAGTTCCCAAGATATCACTCCATTGATCACCCATGTTTCCAACTATTTTgtatccactctcctcaacctttTTCCTCTGATTTGATTTGTACACAAGTGCTGTACTTTCATCAGATGATTTCCTACAACaagaacaacaataaaaaaaaattaataaagaaaaataaaatcatcaaatactaaaattaatatttagtaaCAAAAATGTCCATTTCTTTACTCATTTCATCTAAAAATCAATTCACTGTCATGGGGTGAAGAAAATTGTCACACCATCAAGGCTTCTAGCTATCTTGAGGCTTATATCAGGATTTTGCTTTTTGAGCCATTATTTTCCCAGGAGTGAACATTGTCGCAGCCCGACACATATCAACATCATTGATGGGGGTTGCTACCCAAAATGCAGGGCATAAGGGAGTTTTACTGTTAGATCCTCCAACCCTATCTTATATGTGATCTCAATTTGGACCTTGATTTTAACTATTTGCTTACCTGAGTATGAGCTTCTCCCAAGTATGGTATCCCACCTTCTTTAAATTGGCTACTGTGACGTTTCTCTCGTCTTCTCCTTTTCCTGTTAAGAACACAATTTTAATCCCCAGGGACACCAGCTTGTTGTACAGCTTAAGACTTTCCGGCAGTGCTGGTGCCTTCCCTTTCATGACCCATTCATTGAACGACGTCGAATTGAAGACTTCAGCCCTGAAATTTCAAGAGAAGATTCACGTAAAAACATAGCACATACATGAATATTGGCCAGAAAAATCAGGAATATTCATGTTTGTAGATGCTAAAGTTACCCAAATCCGTTTTCAGCATAGTAAGGCAGATTAGAAAGAGTTGT is a window from the Vitis riparia cultivar Riparia Gloire de Montpellier isolate 1030 chromosome 9, EGFV_Vit.rip_1.0, whole genome shotgun sequence genome containing:
- the LOC117921625 gene encoding acid phosphatase 1-like produces the protein MGRVALLLFLFALTVELSLGISHEIHLLRPRLASGGHPASGLSCPSWRLAVETNNIINWDTVPQACESYVGHYMLGHQYRQDSRVVVYEAIAYAESLKLGGDGKDVWVFDIDETTLSNLPYYAENGFGAEVFNSTSFNEWVMKGKAPALPESLKLYNKLVSLGIKIVFLTGKGEDERNVTVANLKKVGYHTWEKLILRKSSDESTALVYKSNQRKKVEESGYKIVGNMGDQWSDILGTNRGNRTFKLPDPMYYIA